Genomic window (Mycolicibacterium smegmatis):
GTCGAACTGCTCAACCGGTTCTTCGCGGTGATCGTCGACGAGGTGGACGCACATCGCGGTCTGGTGAACAAGTTCGAGGGTGACGCGGTGCTCGCGGTGTTCGGCGCCCCGGTGGCGCTCGACAACGCCGAGGACGAGGCGCTCGGGGCCGCACGCGGCATCGCACGGCGCCTGCGCGAGGAGGTGCCCGAACTCGACGCGGGCATCGGCGTGGCCGCGGGCCAGGTGGTGGCAGGCAACGTCGGGGCCAAACAGCGCTTCGAGTACACCGTCATCGGTGAACCCGTCAACGAGGCCGCGCGTCTGTGCGAGTTCGCCAAATCGGTGCCCGGCCACGTGGTGGCGTCGTCGGACACCCTGGCCAACGCGTCCGAAAACGAAAGGGCGCGCTGGTCGTTGGGCGAATCGGTCACGCTGCGCGGCCTCGACGAGCCCACCCGGCTCGCCGTCCCGGTCTGACGACGTCGCCACAGCGGCACCACTTCGATGTCGCTTTTCCGCCAGTGGTGCGGTGGCGCGCATGCCATCGTGGACGACATGCACGAGGATTTCGACCGCTGTTACCGGGCCGTGCAGTCCAAGGACGCGCGGTTCGACGGCTGGTTCGTCACCGCCGTGCTCACCACCGGGATCTACTGCAGGCCCAGTTGCCCCGTACGCCCGCCGCTCGCGCGCAATCTGCGGTTCTATCCGACGGCGGCGGCCGCACAGGCCGCGGGTTTCCGGGCGTGCAAGCGGTGCCGCCCGGACGCCTCCCCAGGGTCACCCGAATGGAATGTGCGTGGTGACGTCGTCGCCCGGTGCATGCGGTTGATCGCCGACGGCACGGTCGATCGCGAGGGCGTCACGGGTCTGGCTGCCCGGCTGGGCTACACCACACGCCAGTTGCAGCGCATCACGCAGGCCGAACTCGGTGCCGGTCCCCTCGCACTCGCCCGCGCACAACGCGCCCAGACCGCCCGCGTGCTCATCGAGACCACCGAATTGCCGTTCAGCGACGTGGCATTCGCCTCCGGGTTCGCCTCCATCCGCCAGTTCAACGACACCGTGCGGGCGGTGTGCGATCTCACCCCGACCGAACTGCGGCACAAGGCCCGCAGCCGGTTCGGACCGGTATCGGCGGCTCCCGGCGCGTTGACGCTGCGGCTGCCGGTGCGGGCCCCGTTCGCCTACGAGGGGCTGTTCGGACATCTGGCGGCGAGTGCCGCACCGGGTATCGAAGAGGTTCGCGGCGACACCTACCGCCGCACCCTGCGTCTGCCCCACGGACACGGCATCGTCGGGCTGCGACCGTATCCGGACCACGTGCGCTGCGAACTGGTGCTCGACGACTTCCGCGACCTGGCTGCGGCGATCGCCCGGTGCCGCCGCCTGCTCGACCTCGACGCCGATCCCGAAGCGGTGGTGGAGTTTCTCGGAGCCGACGCAGACCTGAAAGCGGTGGTCGCCAAGGCGCCAGGACAGCGGATCCCGCGCACGGTTGACGAGGCCGAACTCGCGTTGCGGGTGGTGATCGGTCAGCAGGTCTCGATCAAGGCGGCCCGCACGCATGTGGGCCGGCTCGTCGCACGGTACGGCTCGAGGATCGACGACGAGGGTGGCGGGCTCACGCACGTGTTCCCCAGCGTCGATCAGCTCGCCGAGATGAGCCCGGATGATCTGGCGATGCCGGCCTCACGCAAGCGGACCGTGCTGAGCATGGTTCGTGCCCTTGCCGACGGCACGCTGGTCGTCGATCCCGGCTGTGACTGGGGGCTGGCACGCGAACAACTGCTCGCGCTGCCCGGAGTGGGCCCGTGGACGGCCGAGGTGATCGCCATGCGGGGCCTGGGTGATCCCGACGCGTTCCCCGCGAGCGATCTCGGTGTGCGCCTGGCCGCGGAACAGTTGGGACTGCCGGCCGATACCCGGGCCCTGACGGCCTACAGCAGCCGGTGGCGGCCGTGGCGCGCGTACGCGACGCAACATCTGTGGACCACACTCGAACACGACGTCAACCAGTGGCCCGTGCCGCTGGCCACGTGAAGGGATTGCACCGTGACACTGAAATGCCGCACAGTCGACAGCCCGGTCGGTCCGTTGACCCTCGCGGGCCGCGACGGACACCTGATGCACCTTCGTATGGAGGACCAGACCTATGAGCCCAGCCGTGACGGTTGGGAGGTCGATGACAGCGCATTTCCTGAAGTTGTCGAACAGCTGGCCGAGTACTTCGCCGGCGAGCGCACTGATTTCGAGTTGTCCCTCGACCTGGTCGGCACGGCGTTCCAGCGCACGGTGTGGACCGCACTGCGGGAGATCCCGTACGGACAGACGTGTTCGTACGGCGAGATCGCGCGAAAGATCGGCTCACCGGGCGCTTCGCGGGCCGTCGGACTGGCCAACGGCCACAATCCCATCGGCATCATCGTGCCGTGCCATCGCGTGATCGGCGCGAACGGAAGTCTCACGGGTTATGGGGGCGGCCTCGAACGCAAGCGAATGCTGCTCGACTTGGAGAAAAGCCGAATGGCGCCGGCGCTTTTCTGAATTCGCGAATTACAAATACATATACAGGTGCCTGAGCCCCCCAATCGGAATTGGGGGGCTCAGGTCAATTTGTGTTCGGCGGTGTCCTACTTTTCCACCCGGAAGGGTAGTATCATCGGCGCTGGCAGGCTTAGCTTCCGGGTTCGGGATGGGACCGGGCGTTTCCCTGCCGCTATGGACCGCCGTAACTCTATTCTCTTATGTGGTGACCCACATGAGAGCAAACTTGTGGGTTTGTTTTGGTGGTGGGGTGATCGGTTTGATCATCCGTGGAGTGTGGTTGCGAGCGCGGTGCGTCAATGTTTCTTCTTACAACGATTATGGGGTGTTGTAAGTTTTCGGCCGGTTAGTGCCAGTTCCCTGCACCTATTACTAGGCTTCCAGGTCTGGTCTATCAATCCCGTGGTCTGCGGGGGGCCTTATCCCTCCTAGAGGGTGAGAAGCCTGGTCTTGGAAGAGGTTTCCCGCTTAGATGCTTTCAGCGGTTATCCTGTCCGAACGTGGCTATCCAGCCGTGCCCCTGGTGGGACAACTGGTATACCAGAGGTTCGTCCGTCCCGGTCCTCTCGTACTAGGGACAGGTTTCCTCAAGCTTCTGACGCGCGCGGCGGATAGAGACCGAACTGTCTCACGACGTTCTAAACCCAGCTCGCGTGCCGCTTTAATGGGCGAACAGCCCAACCCTTGGGACCTGCTCCAGCCCCAGGATGCGACGAGCCGACATCGAGGTGCCAAACCATCCCGTCGATATGGACTCTTGGGGAAGATCAGCCTGTTATCCCCGGGGTACCTTTTATCCGTTGAGCGACACCCCTTCCACTCAGAGGTGCCGGATCACTAGTCCCGACTTTCGTCCCTGCTCGACATGTCCGTCTCGCAGTCAAGCTCCCTTGTGCACTTACACTCAACACCTGATTGCCGTCCAGGTTGAGGGAACCTTTGGGCGCCTCCGTTACATTTTAGGAGGCAACCGCCCCAGTTAAACTACCCACCAGGCACTGTCCCTGAACCGGATATACGGTCCGAGGTTAGAGGCCCAATACGATCAGAGTGGTATTTCAACAACGACTCCACCCACACTGGCGTGTGAGCTTCACAGTCTCCCACCTATCCTACACAAACCGTATCGAGCACCAATACCAAGTTGTAGTGAAGGTCCCGGGGTCTTTTCGTCCTGCCGCGCGTAACGAGCATCTTTACTCGTAGTGCAATTTCGCCGAGTCTATGGTTGAGACAGTTGAGAAGTCGTTACGCCATTCGTGCAGGTCGGAACTTACCCGACAAGGAATTTCGCTACCTTAGGATGGTTATAGTTACCACCGCCGTTTACTGGGGCTTAAATTCTCCGCTTCACCCCCAAAGGGAGTTAACGGGTCCTCTTAACCTTCCAGCACCGGGCAGGCGTCAGTCCGTATACATCGTCTTGCGACTTCGCACGGACCTGTGTTTTTAGTAAACAGTCGCTTCTCACTGGTTTGTGCCACCCACTCACGCTTGGGCCGTAAAGGCTTACACGCCATGTGGGTCCCCCTTCTCCCGAAGTTACGGGGGCATTTTGCCGAGTTCCTTAACCATAGTTCACTCGTACGCCTTAGTATTCTCTACCTGACCACCTGTGTTGGTTTGGGGTACGGGCCGTGTATGTCCTCGCTAGAGGCTTTTCTCGGCAGCATAGGATCACCGAATTCGCCTCACTCGGCTATGCATCACCTCTCAGGATATACGCCAGACGGATTTACCTATCTGACTCCCTACAGGCTTACCCCGGTATTACCACTGACCGGTACGGCTACCTTCCTGCGTCACCCCATCGCTTGACTACTACCAACGAAGGTCCCATGCAGCCCCACCAACGCCACACCCCGAAAGGTGTGATCACGGTGGTTTTGGATGGTTAGTACCGCTGATTCATCATGGACGCACATACACGGGTACGGGAATATCAACCCGTTGTCCATCGACTACGCCTGTCGGCCTCGCCTTAGGTCCCGACTCACCCTGGGCGGACTGGCCTGGCCCAGGAACCCTTGGTCTTTCGGCGGGCAAGGTTCTCACTTGCCTAATCGCTACTCATGCCTGCATTCTCACTCCCACACCCTCCACCACTCGATCACTCGGCGGCTTCACCGGATGCAGGACGCTCCCCTACCCAGCCAACACGTTGGCTGCCGCGGCTTCGGCGGTGTGCTTGAGCCCCGCTACATTATCGGCGCACAATCACTTGACCAGTGAGCTATTACGCACTCTTTCAAGGGTGGCTGCTTCTAAGCCAACCTCCTGGTTGTCTTCGCGACTGCACATCCTTTTCCACTTAGCACACGCTTAGGGGCCTTAGCCGGCGATCTGGGCTGTTTCCCTCTCGACGCACGGAGCTTATCCCCCGCCGTCTCACTGCCGCACTCTTGGACTTACCGGCATTCGGAGTTTGGCTGACGTCAGTAACCCTGTGGGGCCCATCGGCCATCCAGTAGCTCTACCTCCGGCAAGAAACATGCGACGCTGCACCTAAATGCATTTCGGGGAGAACCAGCTATCACGGAGTTTGATTGGCCTTTCACCCCTACCCACAGCTCATCCCCTCAGTCTTCAACCTAAGTGGGTTCGGGCCTCCACGCGGTCTTACCCGCGCTTCACCCTGGCCATGGGTAGATCACTCCGCTTCGGGTCCAGAACACACCACTACACCACACACTCTTGTGTGGATACGCCCTATTCAGACTCGCTTTCGCTGCGGCTACCCCACCCGGGTTAACCTCGCGACATGTCCCTGACTCGCAGGCTCATTCTTCAAAAGGCACGCCATCACCCCACGACACGTCGAGGGCTCTGACGGATTGTAAGCGCACGGTTTCAGGTACTCTTTCACTCCCCTCCCGGGGTACTTTTCACCATTCCCTCACGGTACTAATCCGCTATCGGTCACTGGGAAGTATTCAGGCTTACCGGGTGGTCCCGGCAGATTCACAGCAGATTCCACGGGCCCGCTGCTACTCGGGAACACCATCAAGACAGACGTCGGGTTTTCACGTACCGGGCTCTCACCGTCTACGGCAGGCCATCCCAAGCCATTTCCGCTAACCACAACATTTTCTCACTGCCCTCCAGCCAGGTAGAGCCGGAAAGATAGGTCCCACAACCCCGCACACACAACCCCTACCCGGTATCACATGCATACGGTTTAGCCATCCTCCGCTTTCGCTCGCCACTACTCACGGAATCACATTTTGTTTTCTCTTCCTACGGGTACTGAGATGTTTCACTTCCCCGCGTTCCCCCCAGACGCCTATATATTCAGCGCCTGGTGACACGACATCACTCGTGCCGGGTTTCCCCATTCGGACATCCTCGGATCAACGCTCGGTTGACAGCTCCCCGAGGCTTATCGCAGCCTCCTACGTCCTTCATCGGCTCCCAGTGCCAAGGCATCCACCATGCGCCCTTAAACACTTACAACACAAAAAACCAATAATCAGAAGAAAAATTGCACATCAATTTGTCCGCAACAATGCGCCACCCAACCTCAAAGGCCGGCAGCCACACTCTTACGAACTAGATGCTCGCAACCACTATCCACAAATCAAACACCACACCCCACCACCAAAGCAGGGCAACAACACGCCTCCCACCACACACAGTGGCCAGGGAACAACGGGCCTGTTGTCTCAGGGCCCAATAGTGTGTCTGGCAGTCCATCGAAACAGCGTTTCCCACACCGCATCTCAACGTTTGCTGTGCACCAAGCCGGCGCCACTACAGCGCTCCAGCTCCTCACGGCTCACACCCTCCCCAACGGAGAGTGTCTCTCGTGGTGCTCCTTAGAAAGGAGGTGATCCAGCCGCACCTTCCGGTACGGCTACCTTGTTACGACTTCGTCCCAATCGCCGATCCCACCTTCGACGGCTCCCTCCACAAGGGTTAGGCCACCGGCTTCGGGTGTTACCGACTTTCATGACGTGACGGGCGGTGTGTACAAGGCCCGGGAACGTATTCACCGCAGCGTTGCTGATCTGCGATTACTAGCGACTCCGACTTCACGGGGTCGAGTTGCAGACCCCGATCCGAACTGAGACCGGCTTTGAAAGGATTCGCTCCACCTCACGGCATCGCAGCCCTTTGTACCGGCCATTGTAGCATGTGTGAAGCCCTGGACATAAGGGGCATGATGACTTGACGTCATCCCCACCTTCCTCCGAGTTGACCCCGGCAGTCTCTCACGAGTCCCCACCATAACGTGCTGGCAACATGAGACAAGGGTTGCGCTCGTTGCGGGACTTAACCCAACATCTCACGACACGAGCTGACGACAGCCATGCACCACCTGCACACAGGCCACAAGGGAACCGACATCTCTGCCGGCGTCCTGTGCATGTCAAACCCAGGTAAGGTTCTTCGCGTTGCATCGAATTAATCCACATGCTCCGCCGCTTGTGCGGGCCCCCGTCAATTCCTTTGAGTTTTAGCCTTGCGGCCGTACTCCCCAGGCGGGGTACTTAATGCGTTAGCTACGGCACGGATCCCAAGGAAGGAAACCCACACCTAGTACCCACCGTTTACGGCGTGGACTACCAGGGTATCTAATCCTGTTCGCTCCCCACGCTTTCGCTCCTCAGCGTCAGTTACTGCCCAGAGACCCGCCTTCGCCACCGGTGTTCCTCCTGATATCTGCGCATTCCACCGCTACACCAGGAATTCCAGTCTCCCCTGCAGTACTCTAGTCTGCCCGTATCGCCCGCACGCCCACAGTTAAGCTGTGAGTTTTCACGAACAACGCGACAAACCACCTACGAGCTCTTTACGCCCAGTAATTCCGGACAACGCTCGGACCCTACGTATTACCGCGGCTGCTGGCACGTAGTTGGCCGGTCCTTCTTCTGCACATACCGTCACTTGCGCTTCGTCTGTGCTGAAAGAGGTTTACAACCCGAAGGCCGTCATCCCTCACGCGGCGTCGCTGCATCAGGCTTGCGCCCATTGTGCAATATTCCCCACTGCTGCCTCCCGTAGGAGTCTGGGCCGTATCTCAGTCCCAGTGTGGCCGGTCACCCTCTCAGGCCGGCTACCCGTCGTCGCCTTGGTAGGCCATCACCCCACCAACAAGCTGATAGGCCGCGGGCCCATCCCACACCGCAAAAGCTTTCCCCTACCAGGCCATGCGACCAGCAGGGTGTATTCGGTATTAGACCCAGTTTCCCAGGCTTATCCCAAAGTGCAGGGCAGATCACCCACGTGTTACTCACCCGTTCGCCACTCGAGTACCCCCGAAAGGGCCTTTCCGTTCGACTTGCATGTGTTAAGCACGCCGCCAGCGTTCGTCCTGAGCCAGGATCAAACTCTCCAAACAAAAACAACCCATCCAAAGACAGGTGAATTCACAATCAGAGAAAATCTGACCTAACAAAAAGACACCAAAACTGGCATCAAAAACATCCACCCCTAAACGGGAAAAAGAGGCGGACAAAAAACAACAAACAAAAACCACCAAACACACTATTGAGTTCTCAAACAACACGCCCAGATTGTTAGCCGCCCCGTTTTGGGGCAACCCTGCCAGCTTAATACTGCTTTGTCTGGCTTGTCAAGTCGCTCTGGACCGGGTTGTTCTCTCCGCTCCGCGGCGACTTCATAAAGATAATACGAGGTTCGTCGCGATTGCAAATCGCCTGGTCAGAGGCGGT
Coding sequences:
- a CDS encoding DNA-3-methyladenine glycosylase 2 family protein; this encodes MHEDFDRCYRAVQSKDARFDGWFVTAVLTTGIYCRPSCPVRPPLARNLRFYPTAAAAQAAGFRACKRCRPDASPGSPEWNVRGDVVARCMRLIADGTVDREGVTGLAARLGYTTRQLQRITQAELGAGPLALARAQRAQTARVLIETTELPFSDVAFASGFASIRQFNDTVRAVCDLTPTELRHKARSRFGPVSAAPGALTLRLPVRAPFAYEGLFGHLAASAAPGIEEVRGDTYRRTLRLPHGHGIVGLRPYPDHVRCELVLDDFRDLAAAIARCRRLLDLDADPEAVVEFLGADADLKAVVAKAPGQRIPRTVDEAELALRVVIGQQVSIKAARTHVGRLVARYGSRIDDEGGGLTHVFPSVDQLAEMSPDDLAMPASRKRTVLSMVRALADGTLVVDPGCDWGLAREQLLALPGVGPWTAEVIAMRGLGDPDAFPASDLGVRLAAEQLGLPADTRALTAYSSRWRPWRAYATQHLWTTLEHDVNQWPVPLAT
- a CDS encoding methylated-DNA--[protein]-cysteine S-methyltransferase; this translates as MTLKCRTVDSPVGPLTLAGRDGHLMHLRMEDQTYEPSRDGWEVDDSAFPEVVEQLAEYFAGERTDFELSLDLVGTAFQRTVWTALREIPYGQTCSYGEIARKIGSPGASRAVGLANGHNPIGIIVPCHRVIGANGSLTGYGGGLERKRMLLDLEKSRMAPALF